In Streptomyces sp. P3, one DNA window encodes the following:
- a CDS encoding SDR family oxidoreductase encodes MEAVQDAGVVVTGAGGGIGAALARRFAAEGARVVVNDLDADRARAVADEIGGIAVPGDASAVVDRAREALGGGVDVYCANAGVASGGSEAAEESVWAQAWDVNVMAHVRAAHALLPDWLERGRGRFVSTVSAAGLLTMIGAAPYSVTKHGAYAFAEWLSLTYRHRGIKVHAICPQGVRTDMLDATGSAGDLVLKPTAIEPRDVADALFKGIAEDRFLILPHPEVAGYHQLRAGDPERWLGNMNHLQQKWEAAR; translated from the coding sequence GTGGAAGCCGTGCAGGATGCCGGAGTGGTCGTCACCGGAGCGGGAGGCGGCATCGGTGCCGCGCTGGCCCGCCGCTTCGCCGCCGAGGGCGCCCGGGTCGTGGTCAACGACCTCGACGCGGACCGGGCGCGGGCGGTCGCCGACGAGATCGGCGGCATCGCGGTCCCCGGCGACGCCTCGGCGGTCGTGGACCGGGCCCGCGAGGCCCTCGGTGGCGGTGTCGACGTGTACTGCGCCAACGCCGGCGTCGCCTCCGGTGGCTCCGAGGCGGCCGAGGAGTCCGTCTGGGCGCAGGCCTGGGACGTCAACGTGATGGCTCACGTCCGCGCGGCCCACGCGCTGCTCCCGGACTGGCTGGAGCGCGGCCGGGGCCGCTTCGTCTCCACGGTCTCCGCGGCCGGCCTGCTCACGATGATCGGCGCGGCCCCCTACAGCGTCACCAAGCACGGCGCGTACGCCTTCGCCGAGTGGCTGTCGCTGACCTACCGGCACCGGGGCATCAAGGTGCACGCGATCTGTCCCCAGGGCGTGCGCACCGACATGCTGGACGCCACCGGCAGCGCGGGCGACCTGGTGCTCAAGCCGACCGCGATCGAGCCGCGGGACGTGGCGGACGCCCTGTTCAAGGGCATCGCCGAGGACCGCTTCCTGATCCTGCCGCACCCCGAGGTCGCCGGGTACCACCAGCTGCGCGCCGGCGATCCCGAGCGCTGGCTGGGCAACATGAACCATCTCCAGCAGAAGTGGGAGGCGGCCCGGTGA
- a CDS encoding TetR/AcrR family transcriptional regulator: MPRTTDGDGTPVPQRLLAAATRLFAEQGYDRTSVQEIVEAAGVTKGALYHYFGSKDDLLHEVYARVLRVQQERLDAFANADEPIEKRLRGAAADVVVTTIENLDDAMIFFRSMHHLSPEKNKQVRSERRRYHERFRALVEEGQACGVFSTATPADLVVDYHFGSVHHLSTWYRPDGPMGAQEVADHLADLLLRALRP, from the coding sequence GTGCCCAGGACCACGGACGGAGACGGGACCCCCGTGCCGCAGCGGCTGCTCGCCGCCGCCACCCGGCTCTTCGCCGAGCAGGGCTACGACCGCACCTCGGTGCAGGAGATCGTCGAGGCGGCCGGCGTCACCAAGGGGGCCCTGTACCACTACTTCGGCTCCAAGGACGACCTGTTGCACGAGGTGTACGCGCGCGTGCTGCGCGTCCAGCAGGAGCGGCTCGACGCCTTCGCGAACGCCGACGAGCCGATCGAGAAGCGGCTGCGGGGCGCGGCGGCCGACGTCGTCGTCACGACCATCGAGAACCTCGACGACGCGATGATCTTCTTCCGCTCGATGCACCACCTGAGCCCGGAGAAGAACAAGCAGGTGAGATCCGAGCGCCGCCGCTACCACGAACGCTTCCGGGCGCTCGTCGAGGAGGGCCAGGCCTGCGGCGTCTTCTCCACCGCGACCCCGGCCGACCTGGTCGTCGACTACCACTTCGGGTCGGTGCACCACCTGTCGACCTGGTACCGGCCGGACGGCCCGATGGGCGCACAGGAGGTCGCCGACCACCTGGCCGACCTGCTGCTGCGGGCCCTGCGGCCCTGA
- a CDS encoding IS1634 family transposase yields the protein MVERRLGALPASAEFLRRLDVARIVDELCPVRDVAHLTHGQVVEVLVANRLSAPAPLVRVGDWAREWAVEEVFGIEADLLNDDRIGRALDAIAPELEHIVGTVGASAIAEFGIDVSRLHWDMTSISLHGAYETPQEEFPQVKYGHPKDRRADLKQIQAGIAISADGGIPVFHRAYDGGAGEVSQVVGAMTALREVAAPREFLMIGDSKLVSYSNLLAMQEARVRFIAPAPAARIPDGLFAGLDTARARPVDYTAGRDAAKPPAQRGQYRVLEDTQTLAGPRKRDPAITVRRILVHSSANAQAQQAARIRRLDKAREELDKLQRACGGRHYATAQKVTARLGVITSKRRIGSCLVTSITVDESGRPALTWYYDQEVLAVEAAADGWYALLSTLGPAEADAAEVLIRYKGQPVIERRYSDFKGPLAVAPVFLHHNRRIAALITVICLALLVFCLIERQVRQALGGDQTMRGLYPDNRALRPTGRLILYHLADLRIRAGTATDPPTILITRAVQAHLLELLGIDETRPRWLDTSNPMCEIRV from the coding sequence GTGGTGGAGAGACGTCTGGGCGCTCTGCCTGCCTCTGCCGAGTTTCTGCGCCGGCTGGACGTGGCCCGGATCGTCGACGAGCTGTGCCCGGTGCGCGATGTCGCGCATCTGACCCACGGGCAGGTCGTCGAGGTCCTGGTCGCCAACCGGCTGTCTGCGCCCGCGCCACTGGTGCGGGTCGGCGACTGGGCACGTGAGTGGGCGGTGGAGGAGGTCTTCGGAATCGAGGCGGACCTGCTCAACGACGACCGTATCGGCCGCGCCCTGGACGCCATCGCGCCCGAGCTGGAACACATCGTCGGCACGGTCGGTGCGAGCGCGATCGCCGAGTTCGGCATTGATGTCTCGCGCCTGCACTGGGACATGACCAGCATCTCCCTGCACGGCGCCTACGAGACCCCGCAGGAGGAGTTCCCGCAGGTCAAGTACGGTCATCCCAAAGACCGCCGGGCTGATCTCAAGCAGATCCAGGCCGGGATCGCGATCTCTGCGGACGGCGGCATTCCCGTCTTCCACCGTGCCTACGACGGTGGGGCCGGCGAGGTCTCCCAGGTCGTCGGGGCGATGACGGCCCTGCGCGAGGTGGCCGCACCCCGCGAGTTCTTGATGATCGGCGACTCGAAGCTGGTCTCCTACTCCAACCTCCTGGCCATGCAGGAAGCCCGAGTGAGGTTCATCGCCCCGGCGCCTGCGGCCAGGATTCCCGATGGCCTGTTCGCCGGTCTCGACACGGCCCGGGCCCGCCCGGTCGACTACACCGCCGGACGAGACGCGGCAAAGCCACCCGCTCAGCGTGGCCAGTACCGCGTGCTGGAGGACACCCAGACCCTGGCTGGTCCGCGCAAGCGCGACCCGGCCATCACCGTGCGCCGGATTCTGGTCCACTCCAGCGCCAATGCCCAGGCCCAGCAGGCCGCCCGCATCCGACGCCTGGACAAGGCCCGTGAGGAACTGGACAAACTCCAGCGTGCCTGCGGCGGCCGGCACTACGCCACCGCCCAGAAGGTCACCGCCCGGCTCGGCGTGATCACCAGCAAACGCCGCATCGGCTCCTGCCTGGTCACCTCCATCACCGTCGATGAGAGCGGACGACCTGCCCTGACCTGGTACTACGACCAAGAAGTCCTGGCCGTCGAAGCCGCCGCGGACGGCTGGTACGCGCTGCTGAGCACCCTCGGTCCCGCAGAGGCCGACGCCGCCGAGGTCCTCATCCGCTACAAAGGCCAGCCGGTGATCGAGCGCCGCTACAGCGACTTCAAGGGCCCGCTCGCCGTGGCCCCGGTCTTCCTGCACCACAACCGGCGCATCGCCGCCCTGATCACCGTGATCTGCCTGGCCCTGCTGGTGTTCTGCCTCATCGAACGCCAGGTCCGCCAAGCCCTGGGCGGCGACCAGACCATGCGCGGGCTCTACCCCGACAACCGGGCCCTGCGCCCGACCGGACGCCTGATCCTCTACCACCTCGCCGACCTCCGGATCCGGGCCGGAACCGCCACCGACCCGCCAACCATCCTGATCACACGCGCCGTTCAAGCCCACCTGCTCGAACTACTCGGCATCGACGAAACCCGCCCACGCTGGCTGGACACCTCAAACCCCATGTGCGAAATCCGGGTCTAG
- a CDS encoding acyl-CoA dehydrogenase family protein: MDFAFDARTEDLRARLLAFMDEYVYPAEAVAEEQRALLASPWDTPAVVEELKAEARSQGLWNLFLPDTEHGAGLTNLQYAPLAEITGRSPQLAPTALNCAAPDTGNMEVLAQFGDERQQKQWLEPLLAGEIRSAFAMTEPEVASSDATNITTHIERDGDEYVITGRKWYISGAMNPDCRIFIVMGKTDPDGPDIRRQQSMVLVPRDTPGVTVRRAMRVFGYEDHSHGGHAEVVFDHARVPVTNLVGEEGGGFAIAQARLGPGRIHHCMRLIGMAERAIELMCRRAVSRTAFGKALGQQGVVHNWIADARVTVEQLRLLVLKTAWMMDTVGNRGAHAEIQAIKIATPRAVVDIIDRAIQLHGAGGVSQDFPLAELYAGARTLMIADGPDEVHQRSLARRELKKYL; this comes from the coding sequence ATGGACTTCGCGTTCGACGCCCGCACCGAGGACCTCCGCGCCAGGCTGCTCGCCTTCATGGACGAGTACGTCTACCCGGCCGAGGCGGTGGCCGAGGAGCAGCGCGCACTGCTGGCCTCGCCGTGGGACACCCCGGCCGTGGTGGAGGAGCTGAAGGCCGAGGCGCGCAGCCAGGGCCTGTGGAACCTCTTCCTGCCCGACACCGAGCACGGCGCCGGGCTCACCAACCTGCAGTACGCGCCGCTCGCCGAGATCACCGGCCGCTCCCCCCAGCTGGCGCCGACGGCGCTGAACTGCGCGGCGCCGGACACCGGGAACATGGAGGTGCTCGCGCAGTTCGGCGACGAGCGGCAGCAGAAGCAGTGGCTGGAGCCGCTGCTGGCGGGCGAGATCCGCTCGGCGTTCGCGATGACCGAGCCGGAGGTGGCCTCCTCTGACGCCACCAACATCACCACCCACATCGAGCGGGACGGCGACGAATACGTCATCACCGGTCGAAAGTGGTACATCTCCGGGGCGATGAACCCGGACTGCAGGATCTTCATCGTGATGGGCAAGACGGACCCGGACGGCCCGGACATCCGGCGCCAGCAGTCCATGGTGCTGGTGCCGCGCGACACGCCCGGCGTCACCGTCCGGCGGGCCATGCGGGTCTTCGGGTACGAGGACCACTCCCACGGCGGCCACGCCGAGGTGGTGTTCGACCACGCGCGCGTGCCGGTGACGAACCTCGTCGGCGAGGAGGGCGGCGGCTTCGCCATCGCCCAGGCCCGCCTCGGCCCCGGCCGGATCCACCACTGCATGCGGCTGATCGGCATGGCGGAGCGGGCGATCGAGCTGATGTGCCGCCGGGCCGTCTCCCGTACGGCCTTCGGCAAGGCTCTGGGACAGCAGGGCGTGGTGCACAACTGGATCGCGGACGCGCGCGTGACGGTCGAGCAGTTGCGGCTGCTGGTGCTCAAGACCGCCTGGATGATGGACACCGTCGGCAACCGGGGTGCCCACGCGGAGATCCAGGCCATCAAGATCGCCACTCCGCGCGCGGTCGTCGACATCATCGACCGGGCGATCCAGCTGCACGGCGCGGGCGGCGTCAGCCAGGACTTCCCGCTGGCCGAGCTGTACGCCGGGGCGCGCACGCTGATGATCGCGGACGGGCCGGACGAGGTGCACCAGCGGTCGCTGGCCCGGCGCGAGCTGAAGAAGTACCTCTAG
- a CDS encoding phosphotransferase family protein: MSPDHPPGLDLDRLRALLQRERPGLVHGPLTGGLIEGGRSNLTYAVSDGEAKWVVRRPPLGHVLATAHDMKREHRVISALHPTSVPVPRPVLLCEDDDVLGAPFYVMEFVEGTPYRTADELAPLGERRTRDAVLSLVDTLVELHAVDPAEVGLADFGRPEGFLDRQLRRWGKQLDASRSRELTGIDELHAALGRELPDSPAAAVVHGDYRLDNVLIGPDDTIRAILDWEMSTLGDPLTDLGLLVMYSVPLRLPDSPISTTAAAPGHPSPAELIERYAAGSGRDVSAVSWYTAFAWFKLAVILEGIHYRYTLGQTVGRGFDRIGELVPVFIEHGLTTLQEG; this comes from the coding sequence ATGAGCCCCGACCACCCGCCCGGACTCGACCTCGACCGGTTGCGCGCCCTGCTGCAGCGCGAGCGTCCCGGTCTGGTCCACGGCCCCCTCACCGGAGGGCTGATCGAAGGCGGGCGGTCCAACCTCACCTACGCGGTCTCCGACGGCGAGGCGAAGTGGGTCGTGCGCCGGCCTCCGCTGGGGCATGTGCTGGCCACCGCGCACGACATGAAGCGTGAGCACCGGGTGATCAGCGCCCTGCACCCGACGAGCGTGCCGGTTCCCCGCCCGGTCCTGCTGTGCGAGGACGACGACGTGCTCGGGGCCCCGTTCTACGTCATGGAGTTCGTCGAGGGCACGCCCTACCGGACGGCCGACGAGCTCGCCCCGCTCGGCGAGCGGCGCACCCGGGACGCGGTGCTGTCGCTGGTGGACACCCTGGTGGAGCTGCACGCGGTGGACCCCGCCGAGGTCGGCCTCGCCGACTTCGGCCGGCCCGAGGGGTTCCTGGACCGGCAGCTGCGCCGCTGGGGCAAGCAACTGGACGCCTCCCGCAGCCGCGAGCTGACCGGGATCGACGAGCTGCACGCGGCGCTCGGCCGTGAGCTGCCGGACTCGCCGGCCGCCGCCGTCGTGCACGGCGACTACCGGCTCGACAACGTCCTGATCGGCCCCGACGACACGATCCGCGCGATCCTCGACTGGGAGATGTCGACCCTCGGCGACCCGCTGACCGATCTGGGGCTGCTGGTGATGTACAGCGTTCCGCTGCGGCTGCCGGACTCCCCGATCTCCACGACCGCCGCGGCGCCCGGCCATCCGTCGCCCGCCGAGCTGATCGAGCGGTACGCGGCGGGCTCCGGGCGCGACGTCTCGGCGGTCTCCTGGTACACGGCCTTCGCCTGGTTCAAGCTCGCCGTGATCCTCGAGGGCATCCACTACCGCTACACGCTCGGCCAGACGGTCGGGCGCGGCTTCGACCGCATCGGGGAGCTCGTCCCCGTCTTCATCGAGCACGGACTGACCACACTCCAGGAAGGCTGA
- a CDS encoding NADP-dependent oxidoreductase, producing MKAISYAGYGGPEALAYGEVRDPRIGPDAVLVKVRAAAVNPVDWKAREGYLDGMLDAVFPVIPGWDVSGVVVQPGVSVPEYAVGDEVIGYVREDFLSRGTFAEYVAAPVRTLARKPRNLTWEEAAGLPLTGLTAYQVLTGALRVRRGETVLVHAAAGGVGSIAVQLARHLGARVIGTASEANHDFVRSLGGEPVTYGEGLAERVRGLAPEGVDAAFDTVGGEALRVSANLLVPDGRLASIADGDVVGYGGRYCWVRPDAEDLTRLAELAEQGVVSVHVSRTFPLEQAAQAHRLSEEGRTRGKIVVTVDWAEEAEDAEEAEDAKETEDRKEAAADGA from the coding sequence ATGAAGGCGATCAGTTACGCAGGCTACGGCGGCCCCGAGGCACTCGCGTACGGGGAGGTGCGCGACCCCAGAATCGGCCCCGACGCGGTGTTGGTGAAGGTCCGCGCGGCGGCCGTGAACCCCGTCGACTGGAAGGCCCGGGAGGGATATCTGGACGGGATGCTGGACGCCGTCTTCCCGGTGATCCCCGGCTGGGACGTCTCGGGGGTCGTCGTCCAGCCCGGCGTGTCCGTCCCGGAGTACGCGGTCGGTGACGAGGTCATCGGCTACGTCCGTGAGGACTTCCTCTCCCGCGGCACCTTCGCCGAGTACGTCGCCGCTCCCGTGCGCACCCTCGCCCGCAAGCCGCGCAACCTCACCTGGGAGGAGGCCGCGGGCCTGCCGCTCACCGGGCTCACCGCCTACCAGGTGCTGACCGGGGCGCTCCGGGTCAGACGCGGCGAGACCGTCCTCGTCCACGCGGCCGCGGGCGGCGTCGGTTCGATCGCCGTACAACTCGCGCGTCACCTGGGCGCCCGGGTGATCGGCACGGCGAGCGAGGCCAACCACGACTTCGTGCGCTCGCTGGGCGGCGAGCCGGTGACCTACGGCGAGGGGCTGGCGGAACGGGTGCGCGGGCTGGCCCCGGAGGGCGTGGACGCCGCCTTCGACACGGTCGGCGGCGAGGCGCTGAGGGTCTCCGCCAACCTGCTGGTCCCGGACGGACGCCTGGCCTCGATCGCCGACGGGGACGTCGTCGGCTACGGCGGCCGCTACTGCTGGGTCCGCCCCGACGCCGAGGACCTCACCCGCCTGGCGGAACTGGCCGAACAGGGCGTCGTCTCCGTGCACGTCTCCAGGACGTTCCCGCTCGAGCAGGCCGCGCAGGCCCACCGCCTGAGCGAGGAGGGCCGCACCCGCGGCAAGATCGTGGTCACGGTGGACTGGGCGGAAGAAGCGGAAGACGCGGAAGAAGCGGAAGACGCGAAGGAAACGGAAGACAGGAAGGAAGCGGCTGCGGACGGCGCGTAG
- a CDS encoding DUF202 domain-containing protein, with protein sequence MSAGPAPERDPGLQPERTRLAWRRTTLASTVSAVLALKTALHGGPSAFGIVAGAVCCALWLAFLLLAHRRIHALAATPTPAALTVRHATAAVACAVATAVWAVVLVV encoded by the coding sequence ATGAGCGCCGGGCCGGCGCCGGAGCGGGACCCCGGTCTCCAGCCCGAGCGGACCCGGCTGGCCTGGCGGCGTACGACGCTGGCGAGCACCGTCTCGGCCGTGCTGGCCCTGAAGACCGCGCTGCACGGCGGTCCGTCGGCGTTCGGGATCGTGGCGGGTGCGGTGTGCTGCGCCCTGTGGCTGGCGTTCCTGCTGCTCGCCCACCGGCGCATCCACGCCCTCGCCGCCACGCCGACCCCGGCGGCCCTCACCGTCCGGCACGCCACGGCGGCCGTCGCCTGCGCGGTGGCGACGGCGGTGTGGGCCGTCGTCCTCGTGGTCTGA
- a CDS encoding YidH family protein, whose translation MIEFVRNVRLWFAPEQVREEGSTPDYRFSLANERTFLAWLRTALALIGGGFAVDQFLPDLRWGWRVGLALALLAAGVLCSLRAVNHWVRCERAMRRGEDLPSSRFPALLGVVVAVVAVAMVLVVLVGWEG comes from the coding sequence GTGATCGAGTTCGTACGGAACGTCCGGTTGTGGTTCGCCCCCGAGCAGGTCAGGGAGGAGGGCAGCACGCCCGACTACCGGTTCTCGCTGGCGAACGAGCGCACGTTCCTGGCCTGGCTGCGCACCGCGCTCGCGCTGATCGGCGGGGGCTTCGCGGTGGACCAGTTCCTGCCGGACCTGCGGTGGGGCTGGCGGGTGGGGCTGGCGCTCGCGCTGCTCGCGGCGGGCGTGCTGTGCTCCCTGCGGGCGGTGAACCACTGGGTGCGCTGCGAGCGGGCGATGCGCCGGGGCGAGGACCTGCCGTCCTCCCGTTTCCCGGCGCTGCTGGGCGTGGTGGTCGCGGTGGTGGCCGTGGCGATGGTGCTGGTGGTGCTGGTGGGGTGGGAGGGATGA
- a CDS encoding NUDIX hydrolase, protein MSAADEILDIVDENDQVVGRRPRGQVYAEGLRHRCVFVQVRDAEGRIFVHRRTATKLVFPSLYDMFVGGVVGAGEAYDDAALREAEEELGVSGLPRPEYLFTFLYEDGAAGSWWSAVYEVRCELPVTPQAEEVAWHDFLPEEEVERRLSVWEWVPDGLAAYERLGEHRARSTA, encoded by the coding sequence ATGAGCGCTGCTGACGAGATCCTCGACATCGTGGACGAGAACGACCAGGTCGTCGGCCGGCGTCCGCGCGGCCAGGTGTACGCCGAAGGCCTGCGCCACCGCTGCGTCTTCGTCCAGGTCAGGGACGCCGAGGGGCGGATCTTCGTTCACCGCAGGACGGCGACCAAGCTGGTGTTCCCGTCCCTGTACGACATGTTCGTCGGCGGTGTCGTCGGGGCGGGCGAGGCCTACGACGACGCCGCGCTGCGCGAGGCGGAGGAGGAGCTGGGGGTGAGCGGGCTGCCCCGGCCGGAGTACCTGTTCACGTTCCTCTACGAGGACGGGGCGGCGGGGAGCTGGTGGTCGGCCGTGTACGAGGTCCGCTGCGAACTGCCGGTGACCCCGCAGGCGGAGGAGGTGGCCTGGCACGACTTCCTGCCCGAGGAGGAGGTCGAACGGCGCCTGTCCGTCTGGGAGTGGGTGCCGGACGGGCTGGCGGCGTACGAGCGGCTCGGGGAGCACCGGGCCCGGTCCACGGCATGA
- a CDS encoding DMT family transporter: protein MSVLVLVLAVSAACCLGFGFVLQQNAAQRAPLGDFLSPRLLLDLMRVPRWLGGLGLMVAGMALGAIALGQGEISLVEPLLATNLLFALALSRHQTKQSLGRQGWAGLVLLAGGVTVFIVAGEPRGGSAVTDPLRHWTIIGAMIGLALLLTTYAKRSRLSAGPVLLALAAGLLYGVQDALTRVSGQNFSAGGLGELMTGWEPYAVLALGVTGLVLVQSAFETAPLRMSLPALTAAQPLAGILCGVGFLGDRLHTDTAALAWEAVGLAAIVTGIVLLGLHPAMPRGGAPRERVPKLQPQ, encoded by the coding sequence GTGTCGGTTCTGGTTCTGGTTCTCGCCGTGAGCGCCGCCTGCTGTCTGGGCTTCGGGTTCGTGCTCCAGCAGAACGCGGCCCAGCGGGCGCCGCTCGGCGACTTCCTCTCGCCGCGGCTGCTGCTCGACCTGATGCGGGTGCCGCGCTGGCTGGGCGGCCTCGGTCTCATGGTGGCCGGGATGGCCCTGGGCGCGATCGCGCTCGGCCAGGGCGAGATCTCCCTGGTGGAACCGCTGCTCGCGACCAACCTGCTCTTCGCCCTCGCGCTCTCCCGGCATCAGACGAAACAGTCGCTGGGCCGTCAGGGCTGGGCGGGGCTCGTCCTGCTCGCGGGCGGGGTGACCGTCTTCATCGTGGCGGGCGAGCCGCGCGGCGGCAGCGCGGTCACGGATCCGCTGCGGCACTGGACGATCATCGGCGCGATGATCGGACTGGCGCTGCTGCTCACCACCTACGCCAAGCGCTCCCGGCTCAGCGCGGGCCCGGTGCTGCTGGCCCTCGCCGCCGGTCTGCTGTACGGCGTGCAGGACGCGCTGACCCGGGTCAGCGGCCAGAACTTCTCGGCCGGCGGCCTCGGCGAGCTGATGACCGGGTGGGAGCCGTACGCGGTGCTCGCGCTCGGCGTGACCGGCCTCGTGCTGGTGCAGAGCGCCTTCGAGACGGCGCCGCTGCGGATGTCGCTGCCCGCGCTGACGGCGGCACAGCCGCTCGCCGGGATCCTCTGCGGCGTCGGCTTCCTGGGCGACCGGCTGCACACCGACACCGCCGCGCTGGCCTGGGAGGCGGTGGGGCTGGCGGCGATCGTCACGGGCATCGTGCTGCTCGGGCTGCACCCGGCGATGCCCCGGGGCGGGGCCCCTCGGGAGCGGGTGCCGAAGCTCCAGCCGCAGTAG
- a CDS encoding molybdopterin-dependent oxidoreductase produces MNPEPSEERGAPVGRRVFLGTLALGALGVVAAPPLQRGLEAFLGSAADKDPTGLTGLLPNGGGFRYYSVTSSVPHRDASNYRLTVDGLVDRPVSYTLAQLKAMPQTRMVKDVQCVTGWRVPGTAFEGVRLSALLDAAGVRAKAGAVRFTCFDGAYSESLTLDQARRADVLVALRMQDKDLGHDHGGPVRLYVAPMYFYKSAKWLSGITVTEKVRPGYWEDRGYDVDAWVGRSNGRDDEPTS; encoded by the coding sequence GTGAATCCCGAACCGTCCGAGGAACGCGGCGCCCCCGTCGGCCGCCGGGTGTTCCTCGGCACCCTCGCCCTCGGCGCCCTCGGGGTCGTCGCCGCACCCCCGCTGCAGCGCGGTCTCGAGGCCTTCCTCGGCAGCGCCGCCGACAAGGACCCCACGGGCCTGACCGGGCTGCTCCCCAATGGAGGCGGCTTCCGCTACTACTCGGTGACCTCGTCCGTCCCGCACAGGGACGCCTCGAACTACCGGCTCACCGTGGACGGCCTGGTCGACCGCCCGGTCAGCTACACGCTGGCCCAGCTGAAAGCGATGCCGCAGACCCGGATGGTCAAGGACGTCCAGTGCGTCACGGGCTGGCGGGTCCCCGGCACCGCGTTCGAGGGCGTGCGGCTCTCCGCCCTCCTCGACGCGGCCGGTGTGCGGGCGAAGGCCGGCGCGGTCCGCTTCACCTGTTTCGACGGCGCGTACAGCGAGAGCCTCACCCTGGACCAGGCCCGCCGCGCCGACGTCCTGGTCGCCCTGCGCATGCAGGACAAGGACCTCGGTCACGACCACGGCGGACCCGTCCGTCTCTACGTGGCGCCGATGTACTTCTACAAGTCCGCCAAGTGGCTCTCCGGCATCACCGTCACCGAGAAGGTGAGGCCCGGCTACTGGGAGGACCGAGGCTACGACGTCGACGCCTGGGTCGGCCGTTCGAACGGACGCGACGATGAGCCTACGAGCTGA
- a CDS encoding cytochrome b/b6 domain-containing protein, producing MSLRAEAPPAATRVRRFTRAERWVHRTTALLMGVCVVTAACLYVPELAQLVGRRELVVRVHQWAGLALPVPVLAGLASRAFRADLRHLNRFGPYDRRWLRAVLRRDKRRESRPAAKFNAGQKIYAAWIAGATLVMLGTGLLMWFTHITPIVWRTSATFVHDWLALTVGIVLAGHIGMALGDPEARRGMRTGSVSREWAEREHRHWRP from the coding sequence ATGAGCCTACGAGCTGAGGCCCCGCCGGCCGCCACGCGAGTGCGCCGCTTCACCCGCGCCGAGCGCTGGGTGCACCGCACCACGGCGCTGCTGATGGGCGTGTGCGTGGTGACGGCCGCCTGCCTGTACGTCCCCGAGCTCGCCCAGCTCGTGGGCCGCCGTGAACTGGTCGTACGGGTCCACCAGTGGGCGGGGCTGGCCCTGCCCGTCCCCGTCCTCGCGGGTCTCGCCTCCCGCGCGTTCCGCGCCGACCTGCGCCACCTCAACCGCTTCGGCCCGTACGACCGCCGCTGGCTGCGGGCCGTCCTGCGCCGGGACAAGCGGCGGGAGTCGCGTCCGGCGGCCAAGTTCAACGCCGGTCAGAAGATCTACGCGGCCTGGATCGCCGGGGCCACGCTGGTCATGCTCGGCACCGGGCTCCTCATGTGGTTCACCCACATCACCCCGATCGTGTGGCGCACCAGCGCGACCTTCGTGCACGACTGGCTGGCCCTGACCGTCGGCATCGTCCTGGCCGGCCACATCGGCATGGCGCTGGGGGACCCGGAGGCGCGGCGCGGCATGCGCACCGGCTCCGTGAGCCGCGAGTGGGCCGAGCGCGAACACCGCCACTGGCGGCCGTGA